A genomic region of Nodularia sp. LEGE 06071 contains the following coding sequences:
- a CDS encoding GNAT family N-acetyltransferase, producing the protein MKSELPLITSDRLTLRIAIKKDIPQLIKYFQDNKNYFTPFYPILFDHLFTEEYWQYQIENNVLEFIHDQSLKLFIFPQKKSTKVIGTINFTNFIRGAAHFCYVGYSLAESEQGKGYMTEALKVATDYVFEELNFHRIMANYMPHNRRSGNVLKRLGFVVEGYARDYLLINGKWEDHILTSLVNPDWKPEE; encoded by the coding sequence ATGAAATCAGAATTACCACTGATCACAAGCGATCGCCTGACTTTAAGAATTGCTATTAAAAAGGATATACCGCAACTAATTAAATATTTCCAGGACAATAAAAATTATTTTACACCATTTTATCCTATTTTATTTGACCATTTGTTTACAGAAGAGTATTGGCAATATCAAATTGAAAATAATGTCTTGGAGTTTATCCATGACCAATCATTAAAGCTGTTTATTTTTCCGCAAAAAAAATCCACAAAAGTGATTGGAACGATCAATTTTACTAACTTTATTCGAGGTGCGGCGCATTTTTGCTATGTAGGATACAGTCTGGCAGAATCTGAGCAAGGTAAAGGGTATATGACAGAAGCATTAAAAGTTGCGACTGATTATGTCTTTGAAGAACTAAATTTTCATCGGATCATGGCTAATTATATGCCCCATAATCGGCGCAGTGGTAATGTCTTAAAAAGACTCGGTTTTGTGGTGGAAGGATACGCGAGAGATTATTTATTAATTAATGGTAAATGGGAAGATCATATTCTCACAAGTTTAGTCAATCCTGACTGGAAACCAGAGGAGTGA
- the bioB gene encoding biotin synthase BioB: MSVGIRYNWQKAEIQAIYNTPFLELIYQAASVHRQYHDSRKIQVCKLISIKTGACPEDCSYCAQSSRYQTEVKPQALLEKETVINIAQKAKATGVSRVCMGAAWREVRDNSQFETVLEMVKEVTDMGLEVCCTLGMLTTNQAKRLEAAGLYAYNHNLDTSQEYYNTVITTRTYGDRLKTIDHVRQTNVTVCSGGILGLGESVEDRVGMLETLSNLQPHPESVPINILSQVPGTPLENQPDVPIWEVVRMIATARIIMPNSDVRLSAGRARLSQVEQALCFMAGANSIFSSDDNQMLTVTTPCPDYDADKEMLNLLGLEMRPPHQRPEKVTTPAVVV; encoded by the coding sequence ATGTCGGTGGGAATACGCTACAATTGGCAAAAAGCAGAGATTCAAGCGATATACAACACGCCATTCCTAGAGCTGATTTATCAAGCTGCTAGCGTGCATCGCCAATATCATGATTCAAGAAAAATACAAGTTTGTAAGCTGATCTCAATTAAAACAGGTGCTTGTCCGGAAGATTGTAGCTACTGCGCCCAGTCTTCCCGTTATCAAACTGAAGTCAAGCCCCAAGCACTGTTAGAGAAGGAAACAGTGATTAACATTGCCCAAAAAGCCAAAGCCACGGGTGTAAGTCGTGTTTGCATGGGTGCTGCTTGGCGGGAAGTGCGAGATAATTCGCAATTTGAGACAGTCTTGGAAATGGTCAAAGAAGTGACCGACATGGGCTTAGAAGTTTGCTGTACTCTGGGAATGCTGACCACGAATCAGGCGAAACGCTTAGAAGCAGCTGGACTATATGCTTATAACCATAACTTGGATACTTCCCAGGAGTATTATAATACGGTGATTACCACGAGAACTTATGGCGATCGCCTAAAGACAATTGATCATGTCCGACAGACAAATGTCACTGTATGTTCTGGCGGTATTCTCGGCTTAGGCGAAAGCGTCGAAGATCGTGTGGGGATGTTAGAAACTCTATCAAATTTACAACCTCATCCAGAGTCCGTCCCCATTAATATTCTTTCCCAAGTTCCCGGTACACCCCTAGAAAATCAACCAGATGTACCCATTTGGGAAGTAGTACGCATGATCGCCACAGCCCGAATAATCATGCCAAATTCTGATGTGCGTCTCAGCGCTGGTAGGGCGAGACTTTCCCAAGTGGAACAAGCTTTATGTTTTATGGCTGGGGCAAATTCCATCTTTTCCAGCGATGATAATCAAATGCTCACAGTCACTACTCCCTGTCCCGATTATGACGCTGACAAAGAAATGCTGAATTTACTGGGCTTAGAAATGCGTCCTCCTCACCAAAGACCAGAAAAAGTCACAACTCCAGCCGTTGTAGTTTAA
- a CDS encoding aminotransferase class IV, with the protein MYWYNGTLIQSQTLELDINDPGLLYGATVFTTVRIYGSCLDSSLTNWVAHCDRLLFSLQSFGWREPNWNLVRQGAEILAEHFPILRITLFADGREWITGRLLPPDLIAKQKHGITTTLAMSNFYRSLPSHKTGNYLSAWLAKTHAQQLNSQEAIFIDATGNWLETTTGNLWGWQNGSWWTPPLTGEILPGIMRSQLMKCLPVVRELPWNAELVRGFEAIAYTNSVVEIIPIHTVHQPTGSLQYNPYHPSLQQIRGLF; encoded by the coding sequence ATTTATTGGTATAACGGCACACTGATACAATCTCAAACCCTGGAATTAGATATTAACGATCCGGGGTTACTTTATGGGGCGACGGTGTTTACAACAGTGCGGATTTATGGAAGTTGCCTCGATAGTAGTTTAACTAACTGGGTGGCACACTGCGATCGCCTACTTTTCTCTTTACAATCTTTTGGTTGGCGAGAACCAAACTGGAATCTGGTGCGTCAAGGTGCAGAAATTCTGGCGGAACATTTCCCAATTCTGAGAATTACTCTGTTTGCTGATGGTCGCGAGTGGATAACTGGGAGGTTATTACCACCGGATTTAATCGCCAAACAAAAACACGGTATTACCACAACTCTGGCAATGTCGAACTTTTATCGTAGTCTTCCTTCTCATAAAACTGGCAACTATCTGAGTGCTTGGTTGGCGAAGACTCACGCCCAACAGTTAAATTCTCAGGAGGCTATTTTCATCGATGCTACAGGCAATTGGCTAGAAACTACCACAGGTAACCTTTGGGGGTGGCAGAATGGTAGTTGGTGGACACCACCATTAACAGGGGAGATTTTACCGGGAATTATGCGATCGCAATTGATGAAATGCCTGCCAGTGGTGCGTGAGTTACCTTGGAATGCCGAGTTAGTTCGGGGATTTGAAGCGATCGCCTACACTAATAGTGTGGTGGAAATTATCCCCATTCATACCGTTCATCAGCCCACAGGGTCGCTACAATATAATCCCTACCATCCTAGTTTGCAACAAATCAGGGGACTTTTTTAA
- the ftsH3 gene encoding ATP-dependent zinc metalloprotease FtsH3, whose amino-acid sequence MNKRWRNAGLYALLFIVVIALGTAFFDKQPQTREVWRYSQFIQEVDKGSVDKVSLSADRSTALVTSRDGDKKVVTLVNDPDLINNLSEKGVDISVLPQTDEGFWFKALSSLFFPVLLLVGLFFLLRRAQSGPGNQAMNFGKSKARVQMEPQTQVTFGDVAGIDQAKLELNEVVDFLKNADRFTAVGAKIPKGVLLVGPPGTGKTLLARAVAGEAGVPFFSISGSEFVEMFVGVGASRVRDLFEQAKTNAPCIVFIDEIDAVGRQRGAGLGGGNDEREQTLNQLLTEMDGFEGNTGIIIIAATNRPDVLDAALLRPGRFDRQVVVDRPDYAGRSEILKVHARGKTLAKDVDLDKIARRTPGFTGADLSNLLNEAAILAARRNLTEIAMDEINDAIDRVLAGPEKKDRVMSEKRKTLVAYHEAGHALVGALMPDYDPVQKISIIPRGRAGGLTWFTPSEDRMDTGLYSRSYLENQMAVALGGRLAEELIFGDEEVTTGASNDLQQVARVARQMITRFGMSDRLGPVALGRQQGNMFLGRDIMSERDFSEETAAAIDEEVRKLVDVAYTRAKEVLVNNRHILDLIAKMLVEKETVDSDELQEILTNNDVKTAAFA is encoded by the coding sequence GTGAATAAAAGATGGAGAAATGCGGGGCTGTATGCGCTGCTTTTTATAGTTGTCATTGCTCTAGGAACAGCATTCTTTGACAAACAACCTCAAACTAGAGAAGTATGGCGATACAGTCAATTTATTCAAGAAGTTGACAAAGGCAGTGTAGATAAAGTCAGTCTGAGTGCAGACCGCTCTACAGCACTTGTTACCTCCAGAGATGGTGACAAAAAAGTAGTGACTTTAGTCAATGACCCAGATTTAATCAATAATTTGAGTGAAAAGGGCGTTGATATTTCTGTTTTGCCGCAAACTGATGAAGGATTTTGGTTTAAGGCACTGAGCAGTTTATTTTTCCCTGTATTGCTTCTGGTGGGTTTATTCTTCTTGCTACGTCGCGCTCAAAGTGGGCCTGGTAACCAAGCAATGAACTTTGGTAAATCCAAAGCCAGAGTGCAAATGGAGCCACAAACACAAGTAACCTTTGGCGATGTCGCTGGTATTGACCAAGCCAAGTTGGAATTAAACGAAGTAGTAGACTTTCTGAAAAACGCCGACCGCTTTACCGCAGTTGGAGCAAAAATTCCTAAAGGTGTATTATTAGTTGGCCCTCCTGGTACAGGTAAAACCCTTCTGGCTCGTGCTGTAGCCGGAGAAGCTGGTGTACCCTTCTTTTCCATCTCTGGTTCGGAATTTGTAGAAATGTTCGTCGGTGTGGGTGCTTCCCGCGTCCGCGATTTGTTTGAACAAGCGAAGACCAACGCTCCTTGTATCGTATTTATCGATGAAATTGACGCTGTAGGTCGTCAACGGGGTGCAGGTTTAGGCGGTGGTAACGATGAACGGGAACAAACCCTCAACCAGTTACTCACCGAAATGGATGGTTTTGAAGGTAATACTGGCATTATCATTATTGCCGCTACCAACCGTCCTGATGTCTTAGATGCAGCTTTGTTGCGTCCAGGTCGTTTTGACCGTCAGGTAGTTGTAGACCGTCCCGACTATGCTGGACGTAGCGAAATCCTCAAAGTTCACGCCCGTGGTAAGACCTTAGCCAAGGATGTAGACTTAGATAAAATCGCTCGTCGGACTCCTGGGTTTACCGGTGCAGATTTATCCAACTTGCTCAACGAAGCGGCAATTTTGGCAGCAAGACGCAATTTAACTGAAATTGCCATGGATGAAATCAATGATGCCATTGATCGCGTCTTAGCTGGCCCAGAGAAGAAAGACCGGGTAATGAGCGAAAAGCGCAAAACCTTAGTGGCATATCACGAAGCTGGTCACGCCTTAGTTGGTGCTTTGATGCCCGACTATGACCCAGTACAAAAAATCAGCATTATTCCTCGCGGTCGTGCTGGTGGTTTAACTTGGTTTACTCCCAGTGAAGACCGGATGGATACAGGTTTGTATAGCCGTTCTTATCTGGAAAATCAAATGGCTGTAGCTTTAGGCGGTCGTTTAGCTGAAGAATTAATCTTTGGTGATGAAGAAGTAACTACAGGTGCTTCCAACGACTTGCAACAAGTAGCCCGTGTGGCGCGTCAGATGATTACTCGTTTTGGAATGAGCGATCGCTTGGGGCCAGTCGCCTTGGGTCGTCAGCAAGGTAATATGTTCTTAGGTAGAGATATCATGTCAGAGCGTGATTTCTCCGAAGAAACTGCTGCTGCGATTGATGAAGAAGTGCGTAAACTGGTGGATGTAGCTTATACACGCGCTAAAGAAGTATTAGTTAACAACCGCCACATTCTTGATCTAATCGCGAAAATGCTGGTGGAGAAAGAAACAGTAGATTCCGACGAACTGCAAGAAATTTTGACCAATAATGATGTCAAAACTGCTGCTTTTGCTTAA